From a single Rhodococcus qingshengii JCM 15477 genomic region:
- a CDS encoding response regulator: protein MPITVLLVDDQELMRMGLNMVLEAHEDISVIGEAGDGAAAVAAAVALKPDVVLMDVRMPIVDGVKATEQILASGIESRVLVMTTFDLDEHALGALRAGASGFLLKDTPPEDLVSAIRSVAAGDAVVSPKVTRRLLSRFIVDGPAPRRDPVVLDVLTEREREVLGHVATGLSNIEIAQQLYLSESTIKSHVGRILTKLDLRDRVQAVVLAYETGLVTPGA, encoded by the coding sequence GTGCCCATCACCGTGCTGCTAGTCGACGACCAGGAACTCATGCGGATGGGCCTGAACATGGTGCTCGAAGCACATGAAGACATCTCGGTTATCGGTGAGGCCGGTGACGGAGCCGCGGCGGTCGCAGCGGCGGTGGCGCTGAAGCCTGACGTCGTGTTGATGGATGTGCGGATGCCGATTGTCGACGGGGTGAAAGCGACGGAGCAGATTCTTGCGTCCGGGATCGAATCCAGGGTCCTGGTGATGACGACGTTCGACCTGGACGAACACGCGCTCGGCGCCCTGCGTGCCGGAGCGAGTGGTTTTCTTCTCAAAGACACCCCGCCCGAGGACCTCGTGTCGGCTATCCGCAGCGTGGCAGCCGGTGACGCGGTTGTCTCCCCGAAGGTGACACGTCGTCTGCTGTCGAGGTTCATCGTGGACGGTCCGGCGCCCCGGCGCGATCCGGTGGTTCTCGACGTCCTGACCGAACGCGAACGCGAAGTCCTCGGGCACGTGGCCACGGGACTGTCGAACATCGAGATCGCACAGCAGCTGTACCTGTCCGAATCGACGATCAAGTCGCACGTCGGACGCATTCTCACCAAACTCGATCTGCGTGATCGTGTGCAGGCTGTGGTGCTGGCCTACGAGACCGGACTGGTGACTCCGGGCGCGTAG
- a CDS encoding sensor histidine kinase, with protein sequence MRRFSLWLRGKPMIADSALALVFFALEVVTFVSSPREERWPQLVVGFLICLPVVWRRKYPRVSAASILSLSYFATLMMWATGDPAAEHPGLLALGVSLYTLVAYVDRRTGAIFACFLALDMTLSLLVIREDVILTIIIATLLYALAWITAEFLSARRAYDEEVAARLEVAEYERDRRAEDAVATERTRIARELHDVVAHAVSVMIVQADGASYAVDSNPALAKKALGNISSTGRDALAELRRTVSLLRTEVSSDAMPQHGTAGIAKVVEMMRAAGLGVRLELTGELDDVSPSVSLGIHRLVQESLTNVLRHAGANPKARVTVRRTDTAVLLEVVDNGTSSSTFSHGSGNGLVGMRERVAVLHGTLETGRRPDGSWRVYAELPLEIHD encoded by the coding sequence ATGCGGAGGTTCAGCCTGTGGCTGCGAGGAAAGCCGATGATCGCGGACAGCGCGCTGGCGCTCGTGTTCTTCGCGCTCGAGGTAGTCACATTCGTCAGTTCGCCGCGTGAGGAGCGGTGGCCTCAGCTCGTCGTCGGATTTCTGATCTGCCTTCCCGTCGTGTGGCGTCGCAAATATCCGCGTGTGTCCGCTGCGTCCATTTTGTCGTTGTCGTACTTCGCAACCTTGATGATGTGGGCGACAGGGGATCCGGCTGCGGAACATCCAGGCCTGTTGGCGCTCGGGGTCTCGCTCTACACACTCGTCGCCTACGTCGATCGACGCACCGGGGCGATTTTCGCGTGCTTCCTTGCCCTGGACATGACACTCTCGTTGCTCGTCATCCGCGAAGACGTGATCCTCACGATCATCATTGCGACCCTGCTCTATGCACTGGCCTGGATCACCGCCGAGTTCTTGAGCGCCCGCCGCGCCTACGACGAGGAAGTGGCCGCCAGACTCGAAGTGGCCGAATACGAACGGGATCGGCGGGCCGAGGATGCGGTGGCCACGGAAAGAACCCGAATCGCCCGCGAACTCCACGATGTCGTCGCCCACGCGGTCAGCGTGATGATCGTCCAGGCGGACGGCGCGTCGTATGCGGTCGATTCCAATCCCGCGTTGGCCAAGAAGGCGCTCGGCAACATCTCCAGCACCGGACGCGACGCCCTTGCCGAGCTTCGCCGGACCGTCTCGCTGCTGCGCACCGAGGTCAGTAGTGATGCGATGCCGCAACACGGAACTGCCGGCATCGCCAAGGTCGTCGAGATGATGCGGGCCGCTGGTCTCGGCGTGCGCCTCGAGCTGACCGGCGAGCTCGACGACGTCAGTCCTTCAGTCAGCCTGGGAATTCATCGCCTCGTTCAGGAATCACTGACCAATGTCCTCCGCCACGCCGGCGCAAACCCGAAGGCCCGAGTCACCGTGCGCCGCACCGACACCGCGGTACTACTCGAGGTCGTCGACAACGGAACGTCGAGTTCGACCTTCTCCCACGGTTCGGGGAATGGACTGGTCGGCATGCGTGAGCGGGTGGCGGTACTGCACGGGACACTCGAGACCGGACGACGCCCCGACGGCAGTTGGCGTGTGTACGCAGAGCTGCCGCTCGAGATCCACGATTGA
- a CDS encoding TSUP family transporter, with protein sequence MDIADWGLLMTAATAAGWVDAVVGGGGLILLPALFLVAPQLTPQAALATNKLTAFTGTSAAVYTFSRRIPMEWRQMAPAAALAAVTAACGAAAVSLIDKKYFIPIVMVVLVAVAVFVTMRPKLGTTIATHRPTQRKTVLVLLLSAGLIGLYDGLLGPGTGTFLIISFATFLGTEFVRSAAMAKVINLGSNFGALAYFAVTGHVWWSLGLAMAVCNVLGAVIGSRMALSKGSGFVRITLLVVVIAMVIRLGWQQFG encoded by the coding sequence GTGGATATTGCTGATTGGGGACTGCTGATGACGGCAGCGACGGCGGCGGGTTGGGTCGACGCCGTGGTCGGCGGCGGTGGATTGATTCTGTTGCCGGCGCTCTTTCTGGTCGCCCCGCAATTGACCCCACAGGCGGCACTGGCCACCAATAAATTGACGGCATTCACCGGGACGAGTGCTGCGGTGTACACGTTCTCCCGTCGAATCCCGATGGAGTGGCGGCAGATGGCGCCGGCAGCCGCGTTGGCTGCGGTGACGGCCGCGTGCGGGGCGGCGGCCGTTTCGCTGATCGACAAGAAGTACTTCATTCCGATCGTGATGGTCGTCCTCGTCGCCGTCGCCGTCTTCGTGACCATGCGTCCGAAGCTGGGCACCACGATCGCGACCCATCGTCCGACGCAGCGCAAGACCGTCCTCGTCCTGCTGCTCTCCGCCGGACTCATCGGCCTCTACGACGGTCTGCTCGGACCCGGCACCGGCACCTTCCTCATCATCAGCTTCGCGACCTTCCTCGGAACCGAATTCGTTCGGAGCGCAGCGATGGCGAAGGTGATCAATCTCGGTTCCAATTTCGGCGCGCTCGCCTACTTCGCCGTCACCGGGCATGTCTGGTGGAGTTTGGGTTTGGCGATGGCGGTGTGCAACGTTCTCGGCGCGGTCATCGGTTCGCGGATGGCGCTGAGCAAGGGATCCGGATTCGTGCGGATCACGCTGTTGGTGGTCGTGATCGCCATGGTGATTCGCCTCGGATGGCAGCAGTTCGGCTGA